A window of Drosophila willistoni isolate 14030-0811.24 unplaced genomic scaffold, UCI_dwil_1.1 Seg52.1, whole genome shotgun sequence contains these coding sequences:
- the LOC124461518 gene encoding zinc finger CCHC domain-containing protein 13-like: MKPTFRCFNCNCLGHLAADCNKPIRATGACFGCGEMGHRVADCSQNKKKPAAISDAS, encoded by the exons ATGAAGCCCACATTCAGGTGCTTCAACTGTAACTGTCTGGGTCACCTAGCAGCCGACTGTAACAAACCAATAAGAGCAACTGGTGCTTGCTTTGGATGTGGTGAAATGGGTCACCGAGTGGCAGATTGCAGTCAAAATAAGAAGAAGCCCGCAGCAATATCA GATGCCTCATAG